One segment of Curtobacterium sp. MR_MD2014 DNA contains the following:
- a CDS encoding DeoR/GlpR family DNA-binding transcription regulator has product MDDDLSFLAGSLPAPLRQDRIVSIVEGAPGLVRTAALAAALGTSEVTVRQDLALLDQEARIRRVRGGAVRLGVGSTERPFEETAVEHQVAKAAIGRAAADLVRSGQCVVLDVGTTPAAVAEALVARSDLVDVTVVTNSLTTALALERAVPRFTVVVTGGTLRPLQHSLVAPFMGAVLPMIAADLVFLGGTGLDVGHGLTNVNLPETEAKRMLAAAARRTVVVADGSKFGRAHLGVVRPLEDIDVVVTAGVTADAVAPIRAAGVEVVVADEDGRAAPDGRKSQP; this is encoded by the coding sequence GTGGACGACGACCTCTCCTTCCTCGCCGGGTCGCTGCCCGCGCCGCTGCGGCAGGACCGCATCGTCTCCATCGTCGAGGGCGCGCCCGGGCTGGTCCGGACCGCCGCCCTCGCGGCGGCGCTGGGCACGAGCGAGGTGACCGTCCGCCAGGACCTCGCCCTGCTCGACCAGGAGGCCCGCATCCGGCGGGTGCGCGGCGGTGCGGTCCGCCTCGGGGTCGGTTCCACCGAGCGCCCCTTCGAGGAGACCGCCGTCGAGCACCAGGTGGCGAAGGCCGCGATCGGCCGCGCTGCGGCCGACCTGGTCCGGTCGGGGCAGTGCGTCGTGCTCGACGTCGGCACCACGCCCGCAGCGGTCGCGGAGGCCCTGGTCGCGCGGTCCGACCTGGTCGACGTCACCGTCGTCACGAACTCGCTCACCACCGCACTCGCGCTCGAGCGGGCGGTCCCGCGCTTCACCGTCGTCGTCACCGGTGGCACCCTCCGGCCGCTGCAGCACTCCCTCGTCGCGCCGTTCATGGGTGCCGTGCTGCCGATGATCGCCGCCGACCTGGTGTTCCTCGGGGGGACGGGACTCGACGTCGGCCACGGCCTGACGAACGTGAACCTGCCCGAGACCGAGGCGAAGCGGATGCTCGCCGCCGCGGCCCGGCGTACCGTCGTGGTGGCGGACGGCTCGAAGTTCGGCCGGGCCCACCTCGGTGTCGTCCGTCCGCTCGAGGACATCGACGTCGTCGTCACCGCCGGGGTCACGGCGGACGCGGTCGCTCCGATCCGGGCGGCCGGCGTCGAGGTGGTCGTGGCGGACGAGGAC
- the galT gene encoding galactose-1-phosphate uridylyltransferase, with the protein MITKRVTTLADGRELIYFDDADTQLPAERSIDQRVLDPRPETARMRQDVLTGEWVSIAASRQNRVFLPPADQDPLAPQTAANPSEIPSRYDVAVFENRSPSFGPLLEAEDGPESLESLSDVGLNRQLRSVGRCEVVCFSPETSGSFASISESRARTVVEAWADRTAALSAMPGIQQVFPFENRGEAIGVTLHHPHGQIYSYPYVTPRTQRLLASIERFGPDLFEQHLANERVSERVVLQGEHFTAFVPFAARWPIEIHMLPHRHVPDFAGLTDAEKDELAHMHLRLTRGLDALYDTPTPYIAAWHQAPVHTARDTVRLMLQITSPRRAADKLKFLAGSEAAMGAWIGDLVPEKAAEFIRGGIERA; encoded by the coding sequence GTGATCACCAAGCGCGTGACGACGCTCGCCGACGGCCGCGAGCTCATCTACTTCGACGACGCCGACACGCAGCTGCCCGCCGAGCGCAGCATCGACCAGCGTGTCCTCGACCCCCGACCGGAGACGGCTCGGATGCGGCAGGACGTCCTGACCGGCGAGTGGGTGTCCATCGCGGCGAGCCGGCAGAACCGCGTGTTCCTGCCGCCGGCCGACCAGGACCCGCTCGCGCCGCAGACCGCCGCGAACCCGTCGGAGATCCCGAGCCGCTACGACGTCGCGGTGTTCGAGAACCGCTCGCCGTCGTTCGGGCCCCTGCTCGAGGCCGAGGACGGCCCGGAGTCCCTCGAGTCCCTGTCCGACGTCGGCCTCAACCGCCAGCTCCGGAGCGTCGGTCGCTGCGAGGTCGTGTGCTTCTCCCCCGAGACGAGCGGCTCGTTCGCCTCGATCAGCGAGTCGCGCGCCCGCACCGTGGTCGAGGCCTGGGCGGACCGCACCGCGGCGCTGTCGGCGATGCCCGGCATCCAGCAGGTGTTCCCGTTCGAGAACCGGGGCGAGGCGATCGGCGTCACGCTGCACCACCCGCACGGGCAGATCTACTCGTACCCGTACGTCACGCCCCGCACGCAGCGGCTCCTCGCGTCGATCGAGCGCTTCGGTCCCGACCTGTTCGAGCAGCACCTCGCGAACGAGCGCGTCTCCGAGCGCGTGGTGCTGCAGGGCGAGCACTTCACCGCATTCGTGCCGTTCGCAGCACGCTGGCCGATCGAGATCCACATGCTGCCGCACCGGCACGTCCCCGACTTCGCCGGCCTGACCGACGCCGAGAAGGACGAGCTGGCGCACATGCACCTGCGGCTCACCCGCGGGCTCGACGCGCTCTACGACACCCCGACGCCGTACATCGCGGCGTGGCACCAGGCGCCGGTGCACACTGCGCGGGACACCGTGCGGCTCATGCTGCAGATCACGTCCCCGCGTCGCGCGGCGGACAAGCTCAAGTTCCTGGCCGGCAGCGAGGCCGCCATGGGCGCCTGGATCGGGGACCTCGTGCCCGAGAAGGCGGCCGAGTTCATCCGAGGAGGGATCGAACGCGCATGA